A stretch of Arachis hypogaea cultivar Tifrunner chromosome 15, arahy.Tifrunner.gnm2.J5K5, whole genome shotgun sequence DNA encodes these proteins:
- the LOC112748705 gene encoding uncharacterized protein: MMFMNKDSDTILCRTFPIFLDGAALIWFSNLLEGSISNFDELADQFVNHFAASKIYVHNSDYLSTIKQGLNESLKDYMTRFAEAINKLPNLNPEVHLHALKSGLRPGKFQESIVIAKPKTLAEFHKKATTQIEVEEFRALQRADKPTPNKDKERRNRQSNNRTDTRTFRLTPKFDNYTLFNAKWEDIIKDILHSKLIKPLNRAGTYQDHRHVDRSKYCAFHQKYSHTTDDCVIAKDVLEKLARQGLLDKYIDSRGRKRSTDDLGQQSKSTDNSRDKGKKVDNDINPPRRIINCISGGFAGGGFDKDRPEISFVPKDYKANDRNLDDPVVITAQVGEPLVKKILMDPGSSADVLFYSTFQKMKLNDKNLQPYSRELVGFSDCRSPYNIILGRPSLNAFNAIVSTVHLCVKFLSQDNKVITIHGDQKDARQCYNASLKDELPKQPEQQYVQAVYNSDQLPALANLDPRTNHQERPMPTDDLTKIQLTENDQSKYTYFGNALKAEERDQLTELLRRNVDLFAWIPIDMPRIDPNVICHKLAINPTVRPIAQKKRHLGTDKRATSLEETQKLLNAGFIKELRYSTWLANVVMVRKNNGKWRMCVDYTDLNKACPKDA; encoded by the exons ATGATGTTCATGAATAAGGATTCCGACACGATCTTATGCCGCACATTCCCAATTTTTCTAGATGGAGCCGCTCTGATTTGGTTTTCCAACCTCCTTGAAGGCTCCATTTCTAACTTCGACGAACTAGCAGACCAGTTCGTCAACCACTTCGCCGCATCTAAAATATACGTCCATAACTCTGACTACCTAAGCACCATCAAGCAGGGACTGAACGAAAGCCTAAAAGACTACATGACCAGGTTTGCTGAAGCAATCAACAAATTACCTAACCTAAACCCCGAAGTCCATCTCCATGCCTTGAAGAGCGGCCTCCGACCAGGGAAATTCCAAGAATCCATAGTCATTGCAAAACCAAAAACCCTGGCCGAGTTCCACAAAAAAGCAACTACCCAAATCGAGGTGGAAGAATTCCGAGCATTACAAAGAGCAGATAAACCTACCCCAAACAAAGACAAAGAAAGGCGAAACAGACAATCAAACAACAGAACGGATACGAGAACGTTCAGGCTAACACCCAAATTCGACAACTACACCCTCTTCAACGCAAAATGGGAGGACATCATAAAAGATATATTGCACTCAAAACTTATCAAACCCCTAAACAGGGCCGGTACATATCAAGACCATCGTCATGTGGATAGATCAAAGTATTGTGCCTTCCACCAGAAGTACAGCCACACCACGGACGACTGCGTAATAGCCAAGGACGTCCTCGAAAAGCTCGCCCGCCAAGGACTACTGGACAAATATATTGACAGCCGAGGAAGGAAGCGAAGCACAGACGATCTCGGCCAACAATCCAAATCGACCGACAACTCCCGAGATAAAGGGAAAAAGGTAGATAACGATATCAATCCACCGCGTAGAATAATAAACTGCATTTCTGGTGGTTTTGCAGGTGGCGGAT TCGATAAGGACAGACCGGAAATCTCATTCGTCCCCAAAGACTACAAAGCAAATGATCGAAACCTAGATGACCCGGTTGTCATCACAGCGCAAGTCGGGGAACCATTAGTAAAGAAGATCCTAATGGACCCAGGAAGCAGCGCCGATGTACTTTTCTACTCAACTTTCCAAAAGATGAAACTCAACGACAAGAATCTCCAACCATATTCCAGAGAACTGGTAGGTTTCTCAG ACTGCAGAAGTCCATATAACATCATTTTAGGCAGACCATCCTTGAACGCATTCAATGCTATTGTTTCTACTGTGCATTTGTGTGTTAAGTTTCTTTCACAGGACAACAAAGTCATCACTATCCACGGAGACCAGAAAGACGCCAGACAGTGCTATAACGCCAGTCTGAAAGACGAACTGCCAAAACAACCCGAACAGCAATACGTTCAAGCAGTATATAACTCGGATCAACTGCCTGCCCTGGCCAACTTGGACCCCAGAACCAACCATCAAGAGCGGCCGATGCCAACAGACGATCTAACCAAGATCCAATTAACCGAGAACGACCAATCCAAGTACACATACTTCGGCAACGCACTTAAGGCAGAAGAACGGGACCAACTAACCGAGCTATTGAGACGCAATGTTGACCTATTTGCATGGATCCCGATAGACATGCCAAGAATAGATCCTAATGTAATTTGTCATAAGTTGGCCATCAATCCAACAGTCCGACCTATAGCCCAAAAGAAACGACACCTCGGCACTGACAAGAGAGCAACCTCCTTGGAAGAGACTCAAAAGCTACTCAACGCCGGCTTCATCAAAGAACTCAGATACTCCACTTGGCTAGCcaatgtggtaatggtaagaaaGAATAATGGTAAGTGGAGGATGTGTGTGGACTATACAGACCTTAACAAGGCCTGTCCAAAGGACGcatga
- the LOC112750472 gene encoding chaperonin 60 subunit beta 4, chloroplastic, which translates to MACSPSPISAFSFANSSLPRPRTPSVLNPRAMAKELYFNHDGSATKKLLAGVDMVAELLGVTLGPKGRNVVLQNKYGPPKIVNDGETVLKEIELEDPLENVGVKLVRQAGAKTNDLAGDGSTTSIVLAHGLITEGTKVIAAGMNPVQIARGIEKTAAALVAELNLMSREVEDHELTHVAAVSAGNDYVVGNMISEALHKVGRKGVVTIEKGRCTENSLEIVEGMQFDRGYLSPYFVTDRRKMTVELHNCKLLLVDKKITNPKEMINILNSAVIEKYPIMIVAESIEQEALAPIIKNKLKGVLKVAAIKAPAFGERKTHYLEDIAILTGGTVIREDMGLTLEKASKDVLGSATKVVITKNSTLIVTDGTTRSAVEKRVDQIRSLVENTEENFQKKILSERIARLSGGIAILQVGAQTQVELKDKQLRIEDALNATKAAIEEGVVVGGGCSLLRLSQKVDSIKNLLENEEQKIGAEIFKRSLSYPARMIAKNAGVNGNVVVEKVLSDDNAHFGYNASKERYEDLMKAGIMDPTKVVRCCIEHAASVAKAFLTSNAVVVERKEIWRIPRINPMAAASGLGPLGL; encoded by the exons ATGGCATGTTCTCCATCACCTATATCTGCATTCTCCTTTGCCAATTCATCACTTCCAAGACCCCGAACACCTTCTGTTCTAAATCCAAGAGCTATGGCCAAAGAGCTTTACTTTAACCACGATGGTTCAGCTACAAAGAAGCTtctg GCAGGGGTGGACATGGTGGCAGAGCTGCTTGGAGTTACATTGGGTCCAAAGGGCAGAAATGTTGTGCTCCAGAATAAGTATGGACCTCCCAAGATCGTCAATGACGGAGAAACTGTTCTCAAAGAG attgaattggaagacCCATTGGAGAATGTTGGAGTTAAATTGGTAAGACAAGCAGGTGCAAAAACCAATGACCTTGCTGGTGATGGCTCCACTACATCCATTGTTCTTGCTCACGGCCTAATCACCGAGGGCACGAAG GTTATTGCAGCTGGAATGAATCCTGTTCAAATTGCTCGTGGAATTGAGAAGACAGCAGCAGCACTTGTTGCTGAACTCAATTTGATGTCAAGAGAA GTTGAGGATCATGAACTCACACATGTTGCTGCTGTCAGCGCCGGGAATGATTATGTTGTTGGAAACATGATTTCCGAGGCCCTGCATAAAGTAGGAAGGAAGGGAGTAGTGACAATTGAGAAAGGAAGGTGCACTGAGAATAGTCTAGAGATAGTGGAAGGAATGCAATTCGATCGCGGATATCTTTCGCCATACTTTGTAACTGATCGAAGAAAGATGACTGTTGAACTCCATAACTGCAAG TTGCTTTTGGTGGACAAAAAAATCACAAACCCGAAGGAGATGATTAACATATTGAACAGCGCTGTGATAGAGAAGTATCCAATTATGATAGTTGCAGAAAGCATTGAGCAAGAAGCTCTAGCGCCGATTATAAAAAATAAGCTCAAGGGTGTGCTAAAGGTAGCTGCAATCAAGGCTCCAGCATTCGGCGAGCGCAAAACGCACTATTTAGAAGACATTGCCATCTTGACAGGAG GTACTGTAATCAGAGAAGATATGGGTTTGACACTTGAAAAAGCTAGCAAGGATGTGCTAGGTTCTGCTACAAAAGTTGTCATAACAAAGAATTCTACCTTAATAGTTACCGATGGGACTACACGATCTGCTGTCGaaaagagggttgatcaaattcgGAGCCTTGTTGAG AACACTGAAGAAAATTTCCAAAAGAAGATATTAAGTGAAAGGATAGCAAGATTATCAGGGGGAATTGCCATTCTTCAG GTAGGAGCACAAACACAAGTAGAGTTGAAGGACAAACAACTAAGAATTGAAGATGCTCTCAATGCAACCAAG GCAGCAATCGAGGAAGGTGTAGTGGTTGGTGGCGGCTGCAGCCTCTTAAGGCTATCCCAGAAGGTGGATAGCATAAAAAACCTcctagaaaatgaagaacaaaag ATTGGAGCTGAGATCTTCAAAAGATCTTTGAGCTATCCTGCTAGAATGATAGCCAAAAATGCTGGTGTAAATGGCAACGTCGTCGTGGAAAAG GTTTTATCGGATGATAATGCGCATTTTGGCTATAATGCTTCGAAAGAACGTTATGAGGATCTTATGAAGGCCGGAATCATGGATCCAACAAAG GTAGTTAGATGTTGCATAGAGCATGCAGCATCTGTGGCGAAGGCATTTCTTACATCTAATGCTGTTGTCGTGGAACGCAAGGAAATATGGCGCATTCCCAGGATAAACCCCATGGCTGCTGCCTCAG GTTTAGGACCACTTGGGCTTTAA